The Candidatus Mycolicibacterium alkanivorans genome contains a region encoding:
- a CDS encoding energy-coupling factor ABC transporter permease encodes MHIEPGIVEGPKIILSYLTAGGAGLCGAYAAWQLIKERGISALMMRTAATTALVFTFFQVFPHYPVGVSEVHLILGSTLFLLFGVAPAAIGLASGLLIQGLFFAPFDLPQYGMNITTLLVPLFALQLVANRVIAPHTPYVALRYRQALALSTTYQAGIVTWVAFWALYGEGFSGQAVASLATFGAAYMTVIIIEPLADLGVLAAAKGLHRMKDSALLNSRLLNPA; translated from the coding sequence ATGCACATCGAACCGGGGATCGTCGAAGGTCCGAAGATCATCCTGAGTTACCTCACCGCCGGTGGGGCCGGCCTCTGCGGCGCATACGCGGCGTGGCAGTTGATCAAGGAGCGCGGGATCTCCGCACTGATGATGCGCACGGCCGCCACCACGGCGCTGGTGTTCACCTTCTTCCAGGTGTTCCCGCACTATCCGGTCGGGGTCTCCGAGGTACACCTAATTCTCGGTTCGACGCTGTTCCTGCTGTTCGGTGTTGCTCCCGCGGCGATCGGCCTGGCTTCGGGTCTGCTGATCCAGGGCCTGTTCTTCGCTCCGTTCGACCTGCCGCAGTACGGCATGAACATCACCACGCTGCTGGTGCCGCTGTTCGCCCTGCAACTCGTCGCCAACCGCGTCATCGCACCGCATACTCCCTACGTCGCGTTGCGTTACCGCCAGGCGCTGGCGCTGTCGACCACCTATCAGGCCGGCATCGTGACATGGGTGGCGTTCTGGGCGCTCTATGGTGAGGGCTTCTCCGGCCAAGCCGTGGCAAGCCTCGCCACCTTCGGCGCCGCTTACATGACGGTGATCATCATCGAACCGCTGGCCGACCTCGGTGTCCTTGCAGCCGCCAAGGGCCTGCATCGGATGAAAGACTCGGCGCTACTGAATTCCCGCCTGCTCAACCCGGCCTGA
- a CDS encoding TetR-like C-terminal domain-containing protein: protein MATASYHHGNLRQALLEHGVALARAGGPDAVVLHDVQRLAGVSNSAAYRHYADRQALLAAVRNYSLTHLGDAMLTGKAYIEFALAEPGLFRAAFAPAGPHPADETVDPDRHPFQILSGCADDLVATGVLTASRRDGLDEAAWAAVHGLSTLFLDGLLMAADAERKEQISDRLLDLIAEGVR from the coding sequence ATGGCGACCGCCTCCTACCACCACGGCAACCTGCGGCAGGCACTGCTCGAGCACGGGGTCGCATTGGCCCGCGCCGGCGGCCCCGATGCGGTGGTTCTGCATGACGTGCAGCGCCTGGCCGGGGTGAGCAACTCCGCCGCTTACCGGCACTATGCCGATCGGCAGGCGTTGCTCGCCGCGGTACGGAACTACAGCTTGACCCATCTGGGCGATGCGATGCTGACCGGAAAGGCCTACATCGAGTTCGCGCTGGCCGAACCCGGCCTGTTCCGCGCCGCGTTCGCGCCGGCCGGCCCGCACCCCGCCGACGAGACGGTCGACCCCGATCGGCATCCGTTCCAGATCCTCAGCGGGTGTGCCGACGATCTCGTCGCCACCGGTGTGCTCACCGCGAGCCGCCGGGACGGGCTCGACGAGGCGGCATGGGCCGCGGTCCACGGCCTGTCCACACTGTTCCTGGACGGCCTGCTGATGGCGGCCGATGCCGAACGCAAGGAACAGATCTCCGACCGTCTGCTCGATCTGATCGCCGAGGGCGTCCGCTGA